From Danio rerio strain Tuebingen ecotype United States chromosome 7, GRCz12tu, whole genome shotgun sequence, the proteins below share one genomic window:
- the LOC141375321 gene encoding uncharacterized protein: MDPANDDASETMERPRRKTHLPSHLDDYEVGYRPTEDPPPKASSHCPSKSRSSSRKTSHSGVSSHSRTSRRSVTSTGVYLPPELSSVQTAILEEKIKQRQLDSLRQQVAEDSLADVEYQRLQAQAKEAQQVQEEALRAKETLSKQLERQRKLQQAETELEVAKLVSSMLVKDSGSTTPIHTSSPGNHLSLSQPVCVDQVMRSSHLSSSFQQPATQSPAVTSTIQTCHAEQGICDDSWVSQPSFRPLQLTAESKGAPFTAVPQGGSSPVSKVSQTAPITMPVRTVLSATNVISQPHLRAPVMSTSALPLHTSMQSMPPPPITATPQLPTSYTVPQTVIPPVTAHARLLQPPITSHPPPVLQPTSLSYVQPPPFMHNSHPAHMGTELLFASAYGIPQPKLPVFESGNESDFALLKLALDNLLTNHHHLSEQYKYHVLLSHLKLPSAQQLAKAYMYHPRPYSAALQALQDKYGQPRQLVQSELGVMMNTPPIRMGDANAFDNFALSVQSLVGMLRTLEGQNGYELMCGSHVDRLLSKLPSAYRDGFVEYCLSRGILQTGTDRTYTLPDLAAWLEIKSQAKRISNRAATLFQSELSKPHGRVTVSTRPKERATPVLLANERGTPPPGFAAQKPNTKLKPYCPHCDNRDHYLNSCDQFKKLTSDQIVTWIKEGNRCWRCGRTHAVETCNLKRPCKVCKELHLTVLHNTINDTSKAVLMVSMPSTRVYLDRPNRSPKVMLKVVKVLLHHGHRTMETHAVLDDGSERTIVLQPAVRQLKLTGTTELLPLQTIQQCHTELEGRSISFEVSSVTKPMVKFAICNAFTATGLCLAEHNYPVTALQNAHRHLKDLPLPPVDRVKPLLLIGSDNPHLLTPIQPVCEGPVGGPIAVCTQLGWCLQGPMSPMQSSRGKQQCLNIMTAPARDELIHHVERLWQVDTLPYNEKIITRSKQDKEAYNMLQDSTIRVNVDGVQRYATPLLRRTPVSLLHAEKDAVLPSLRSTERRLSRDPERAKAYCTEIQKLEAAGYVAKITAEEANKSNESWYIPHHVVHHNNKDRIVFNCSFQHQGQSLNSQLLPGPTLGPSLLGVLLRFRQHAVAVSGDIKGMFHQVRLLPKDKQVLRFLWRDLCRDREPDIYEWQVLPFGTTCSPCCAIFALQHHAQGHKGDMPKLVNIVENSFYVDNCLYSTPTAKEAKDVVDGLRQLLAEGGFDLRQWACNVPSVIQHLPAEALSTNSERWLTKASTDLQEPTLGLRWNCLNDSLGYNLRSAEPLEPTMRNMYKTLASQYDPLGFIIPFTTRAKVLIQDLWKQNLGWDDLIEPAQLRNKWLTWVGEIPTLLQLQFPRLYTPVWPDNPPVTRELHIFCDASERAYGSVAYLRASDDQGHVAVTFVLARSRVAPRKCLSMPRLELSAALTGAQLAQVIQNELTLPIDSVTLWSDSTTVLYWLTAESCRYKVFVGGRVAEIQTLTETAEWRYVDSANNPADHITRGLTLAELTGPHQWNSGPSFLLKSVDQWPSIPKLAVEPELSELKKAAFVGTISVNNPSLPDPTQFSTWQELVQATVRSLHGAAIADNNFSSDAADYIEAEKLLLVQAQSDSFPYEVKALKTAQSLPSDSRLISLAPEFDEATGLIRVGGRLRRTDSLDLDSIHPIVLDPGHPVTKLLIKETDQRLLHPGSERVLAELRRQYWVLRGREAIRKHQHTCRDCQFWRAKPQTPQMADLPSSRLQLYKPPFYSTGVDCFGPFTVKVGRRQEKRWGVLYKCMTTRCVHLDLLEQLDTDAFLLSLRRFIARRGKPMELLCDNGTNFVGGDRELRETFNAMAPKLQEQLAEQRIRFRFNPPSAPHFGGTWEREVKSVKSALRVILREQSVPEAVLQTLLVEVEGILNSKPLGYISSDVADLDPVTPNLLLMGRRDASLPQVLYDSNNLLGRRRWRHSQVLADNFWTAFIRHHLPSLQDRQRWRKDGKELTMGQVVLIVDPQLPRALWPVGTVSETLPGADGKIRTVRVKVKEKTYTRPVVRLIPLPHLEDNVPDTADKLS, encoded by the coding sequence CTGGTTCGACCACTCCTATCCATACAAGCTCACCCGGCAACCATTTGTCTCTATCTCAGCCTGTATGTGTTGATCAAGTCATGCGTTCATCTCATCTCTCATCCTCTTTCCAGCAGCCCGCTACTCAGTCACCCGCTGTGACGTCAACAATACAGACTTGTCATGCAGAGCAGGGTATTTGTGATGACTCCTGGGTGTCTCAGCCATCATTTAGACCTCTGCAATTGACAGCTGAGTCTAAAGGTGCACCATTTACTGCAGTGCCACAAGGAGGCTCATCGCCGGTCTCTAAGGTATCTCAGACTGCCCCTATAACTATGCCAGTTCGAACTGTGTTATCTGCAACAAATGTGATATCCCAACCACATTTGAGAGCTCCAGTCATGTCCACTTCTGCACTTCCCTTACATACAAGCATGCAGTCTATGCCACCACCGCCTATCACAGCCACCCCGCAGCTGCCTACGTCATATACTGTACCACAAACTGTAATACCTCCAGTGACAGCACATGCACGTCTGTTACAGCCTCCAATCACCAGCCACCCGCCACCAGTTTTGCAACCTACCAGCCTTAGCTATGTGCAGCCACCACCATTCATGCACAACAGTCACCCTGCACATATGGGTACAGAGCTACTGTTTGCATCGGCCTACGGCATCCCACAGCCTAAGTTACCAGTGTTTGAAAGCGGTAACGAGAGTGACTTTGCCCTGCTAAAATTAGCGTTGGACAATTTGTTGACTAATCACCACCATCTCAGTGAGCAATACAAGTACCATGTCTTATTAAGCCACTTAAAACTTCCCAGTGCTCAGCAGCTGGCCAAAGCCTACATGTATCATCCTCGTCCTTATTCAGCTGCACTACAGGCTCTTCAAGACAAGTATGGCCAGCCGCGACAGCTTGTCCAGTCAGAGCTGGGTGTAATGATGAACACTCCACCAATCAGAATGGGTGATGCGAATGCTTTTGATAACTTTGCCTTATCTGTTCAGTCGTTGGTGGGCATGCTAAGGACACTTGAGGGCCAGAATGGTTACGAGCTCATGTGTGGCTCTCACGTCGATCGCCTGTTAAGTAAACTGCCATCTGCCTATCGTGATGGTTTTGTTGAATACTGCCTGAGCAGGGGGATTCTCCAAACAGGTACCGATAGGACCTACACACTTCCTGATCTAGCCGCCTGGTTAGAGATCAAATCTCAAGCAAAACGCATCTCCAATCGAGCCGCAACTTTGTTCCAGAGTGAACTATCCAAGCCTCATGGTAGGGTCACAGTGTCTACTCGCCCGAAGGAGCGGGCAACACCAGTACTCTTGGCCAATGAGAGGGGCACACCTCCCCCTGGATTTGCCGCCCAGAAACCCAATACAAAGCTGAAACCATACTGCCCCCATTGTGACAACAGGGACCATTACCTCAACTCTTGTGACCAGTTCAAGAAGTTGACCTCAGATCAAATTGTCACTTGGATTAAAGAGGGAAACCGTTGCTGGAGATGTGGCAGGACACATGCAGTAGAGACCTGTAACCTTAAGCGCCCATGTAAGGTCTGCAAAGAACTTCACCTCACAGTTCTACATAACACTATTAATGACACGTCCAAGGCTGTACTTATGGTGAGCATGCCGTCCACCAGGGTTTACCTCGACAGACCTAACCGTTCACCAAAGGTTATGTTGAAAGTAGTTAAGGTCCTTCTCCACCATGGCCACCGCACTATGGAAACTCATGCAGTCCTTGACGACGGGTCAGAGAGGACAATAGTATTACAGCCAGCAGTACGGCAGCTCAAGTTAACCGGGACCACTGAATTGCTTCCCCTACAGACAATTCAACAGTGCCACACAGAGCTGGAAGGGCGGTCAATCTCCTTTGAGGTGTCCTCTGTCACAAAGCCCATGGTAAAGTTTGCTATATGCAACGCATTCACTGCAACCGGTTTGTGCCTGGCAGAGCACAACTACCCAGTTACTGCACTCCAGAATGCCCATCGACACTTGAAGGATCTGCCTCTGCCTCCCGTGGACAGGGTAAAGCCACTGCTACTTATTGGATCTGACAATCCTCACCTTCTGACACCCATCCAGCCTGTCTGCGAAGGCCCAGTAGGGGGGCCCATTGCGGTCTGCACGCAACTCGGATGGTGTCTCCAAGGCCCGATGAGTCCTATGCAGTCCTCACGAGGAAAGCAGCAATGTCTTAACATCATGACAGCTCCAGCCCGTGATGAACTTATCCATCATGTAGAAAGACTCTGGCAAGTTGACACCCTTCCATACAATGAGAAAATAATCACCAGGTCTAAGCAAGATAAGGAAGCTTACAACATGCTTCAGGATTCTACCATCAGAGTAAATGTGGATGGTGTTCAACGCTACGCTACACCCCTGCTGAGACGGACACCTGTGAGTTTGCTCCATGCAGAAAAGGATGCAGTTCTACCCAGTTTACGCAGCACAGAGCGCCGGCTGTCACGGGATCCGGAGAGGGCTAAAGCATACTGCACTGAGATCCAGAAGTTGGAGGCAGCTGGATATGTTGCCAAGATAACTGCGGAGGAAGCCAACAAGAGTAACGAGTCTTGGTATATTCCGCATCACGTTGTACATCACAACAACAAAGACCGGATTGTCTTTAACTGTTCCTTTCAACATCAAGGACAGTCATTGAACAGTCAGCTACTGCCTGGACCAACTTTGGGACCATCGTTATTGGGAGTCCTCCTGAGATTCCGGCAGCATGCTGTTGCTGTAAGCGGGGACATAAAGGGCATGTTCCACCAGGTACGTCTGCTGCCCAAAGACAAACAGGTGCTTCGTTTCCTATGGAGGGACTTGTGCAGGGATCGAGAGCCCGATATATACGAATGGCAGGTGCTTCCCTTCGGAACTACCTGTAGTCCATGTTGCGCCATCTTTGCCCTCCAACACCATGCACAAGGACACAAAGGTGACATGCCTAAGTTGGTTAACATAGTGGAGAACTCCTTTTATGTTGATAACTGTCTTTACAGCACACCAACAGCCAAGGAAGCTAAGGACGTTGTGGATGGACTGCGTCAGTTGCTGGCTGAGGGAGGCTTTGATTTAAGACAGTGGGCCTGTAATGTACCATCTGTGATCCAGCATCTTCCCGCAGAGGCCTTGTCTACCAACAGTGAACGATGGTTAACCAAAGCTAGTACAGACCTGCAAGAACCCACTCTTGGCCTACGGTGGAATTGTCTCAATGATTCTCTGGGTTACAATTTACGTTCTGCAGAGCCATTGGAGCCTACTATGAGgaacatgtacaagacattggcCAGTCAGTATGATCCTTTAGGATTTATTATCCCGTTCACTACAAGGGCTAAAGTCCTCATTCAGGACCTTTGGAAGCAAAACTTGGGCTGGGATGATCTGATTGAGCCTGCACAGCTGAGGAATAAGTGGTTAACCTGGGTAGGAGAAATTCCAACACTCCTTCAGTTGCAGTTCCCTCGACTATACACACCAGTCTGGCCTGATAATCCTCCTGTCACTCGAGAGCTACACATCTTTTGTGACGCATCTGAAAGAGCGTATGGGTCAGTGGCTTATTTACGTGCTTCTGATGATCAAGGACATGTTGCCGTCACCTTTGTCTTGGCTCGATCGAGAGTGGCCCCCAGAAAATGCCTATCCATGCCTCGTTTGGAGCTAAGTGCAGCACTGACCGGCGCCCAGTTAGCCCAAGTAATACAAAATGAGTTAACTCTTCCCATCGATTCAGTCACTCTCTGGTCTGACTCAACAACTGTGCTGTACTGGTTGACCGCAGAGTCTTGCCGCTACAAGGTGTTTGTTGGAGGACGTGTAGCTGAAATACAGACTCTCACTGAGACAGCTGAATGGAGGTATGTTGATTCGGCCAACAACCCGGCTGACCATATCACAAGGGGTCTAACTTTAGCGGAGCTAACAGGCCCTCACCAATGGAATTCAGGACCATCCTTTCTCCTTAAATCCGTTGACCAATGGCCATCCATTCCCAAGCTAGCGGTAGAACCAGAACTCAGTGAATTAAAGAAAGCTGCCTTCGTTGGTACTATTTCAGTGAATAACCCTTCACTCCCAGACCCAACTCAGTTCTCTACATGGCAAGAACTTGTCCAGGCCACTGTTAGGTCCCTGCACGGGGCGGCTATTGCTGATAATAACTTCTCTAGTGACGCAGCTGACTATATTGAAGCTGAGAAACTCCTCCTGGTACAGGCTCAAAGTGACTCGTTCCCATACGAGGTCAAGGCTCTGAAGACTGCCCAATCTCTACCTTCTGACAGTCGTTTGATCTCTCTTGCCCCTGAGTTTGATGAAGCCACAGGTCTCATCCGAGTAGGTGGAAGATTACGTCGGACTGACAGCCTAGACTTGGATTCTATCCACCCAATTGTGTTGGATCCTGGCCACCCTGTCACCAAGCTGTTAATTAAGGAGACAGATCAGCGACTCCTTCACCCAGGCTCCGAACGGGTCCTCGCTGAACTGCGCCGCCAGTATTGGGTATTGAGAGGCAGAGAAGCAATTCGGAAACATCAGCACACATGTAGAGACTGTCAGTTCTGGCGTGCTAAACCTCAGACACCCCAAATGGCTGATCTTCCATCCAGCAGACTGCAACTTTACAAACCCCCGTTCTACTCTACAGGGGTAGATTGCTTTGGCCCCTTCACGGTTAAAGTTGGTCGTCGCCAAGAGAAGAGGTGGGGAGTCCTCTATAAATGTATGACCACCAGGTGCGTGCATCTAGATCTACTGGAACAACTAGACACTGATGCATTTCTGCTTTCTCTGCGTCGCTTCATCGCAAGACGAGGCAAGCCCATGGAATTGCTATGTGACAATGGCACTAACTTCGTTGGAGGGGATCGAGAATTACGAGAGACCTTCAATGCCATGGCACCAAAGCTTCAGGAGCAGCTTGCGGAGCAAAGGATTCGATTTCGCTTTAACCCACCAAGTGCTCCTCATTTCGGGGGAACCTGGGAGCGTGAGGTCAAATCGGTGAAGTCTGCTTTACGTGTCATCCTGCGAGAGCAGTCAGTGCCAGAGGCAGTATTGCAAACCCTGTTAGTGGAGGTGGAAGGCATTCTGAATTCCAAGCCACTTGGCTACATATCCTCTGACGTCGCCGACTTGGACCCAGTGACTCCCAACCTGCTCCTTATGGGCCGACGTGATGCCTCACTTCCTCAAGTTCTGTATGACTCCAACAACTTGCTCGGCAGACGCAGATGGAGACATAGCCAGGTGTTGGCTGATAATTTCTGGACTGCCTTCATCCGCCATCATCTCCCAAGTTTACAGGATCGCCAGAGGTGGAGGAAGGACGGCAAGGAACTTACCATGGGCCAAGTAGTTCTTATTGTTGATCCACAACTCCCACGTGCTTTATGGCCTGTAGGAACAGTGTCTGAAACGTTACCTGGAGCTGACGGTAAAATTCGTACCGTTAGAGTTAAAGTTAAGGAAAAAACTTACACTCGTCCAGTTGTGCGATTAATTCCCCTTCCGCACCTAGAGGATAATGTTCCTGACACGGCAGACAAACTTtcttaa